TATTGTGTACTTGTTTAACGTACACCACGTGCATACCTTGTTGACCGACAGCACCAACCCGCGGCGTTGAGCCGGTTGGTAAACCTTGAGCTCTTGCTCGTGCAACCCACGTGTTGGCGTTGCCGAGGTTGTTTGGCAAATCAGGCCGTAAGTTTTTTACATGCCACGTACAATAACCATAGGTATATAAGTTACCACTGGCCGACCCACGGGCGGTACTGGTGCTTGAGACAGATCGACTCGAAGCGGTTGATTGTTCAGCTGTCGAGCTTGGCTGCGGGACACTTGAACGCGATGGCTCCTGTGAAATATCTGTAGTAATAGGCGGAGAGGGCAATTCGCGTTCCTCTAGTTCTTCGTCTTCTTTAGGGATAACAATAGTTTCATCTACCTTTATGATATCCGGATGTTCCAAATGTGTGTTTTTATCAAATAACCGCCGCCAACTTGTGTCATAACGTTTGGCGATTTTACTTAGCGAATCGTCTTCCTGTACTTTGTACTTAACCGGCTCTGGCTTGTTTTCTGATGAATCATCCTGGCGGCGATTCTCACGTACATCCAAAACCGCTAACTCTCGGATTTTGCTTGGTGTTTCGTCTTTCGTCACTGTTTCAAGTGGTGTGAGCGCTTGTGCACTCTGAGTGTGTGCCATAAAAATTAGCACACATAAAAATATCCCCGCCAAAAATGCGGTCATACGCATAATACTTAACCCTCCTAAAATTTGGTTTGCTTCATACTTAATTTCCGGACGTCACGCTACTGACGATGCCGGTCATAGCAGCCTGCTACCTCACATAGCTCTAGGCACAAAGACTTATACTACACACCAAAATTTGAAAGTCAAGCCTTATAAAACAGCACAAACTTAACTGTCAACTATGAACTATTTCTTCTTGGGCTTCTCTAGCAGATCATTAACAAAACTGATCATTTCCATAGGGAATAATATTGTAGTATTTGGTTCTTTGGCAGCGTCGGTCAAGGTTTCCAAGTACCTTAGTGCAATAGGGGAGGCGTTAAGTACTTCACCAGCTTGACGGAGCTTATCTGACGCCTGATACTCGCCTTCAGCCAAGATAATTTTAGCTCGGCGCATCCGCTCGGCTTCTGCCTGCTTGGCAATAGCCCGCTGCATATTGGATGGGATCTCGACGTGTTTTACTTCAACCGAAGTGACTTTAATACCCCACGGATCTGTGGCTTGATCGATAATACTATGGAGGCGTTGATTGACCTTTTCGCGATTGGTCAAAATCTCATCCAAGCTTGACGAACCGGTAACAGTACGCAAGGTTGTTTGCGACACTTGTGAAGTTGCCATCCGAAAGTTCTCGATATCAATCGTCGCTTTCTGTGGGTCAGAAACTTTAAAGTACACCACCGCGTCAACCTTTATAGGCACATTGTCTTCACTTATAACCTCTTGCGGCGGGACGTCCATGGTAACTACACGCAAATCAACCTTTACCATACGATCAATAATCGGAATAATAAAGAACAAACCGGGGCCTTTGACGCCCGCAAACCGGCCAAGCCGGAAAATAACCCCGCGTTCATACTCATTTGTAATACGAATCGCCGCTGGCAACACAGCGACCGCTAAAATAATCAGCCAAAAAAGTGATACAAACAAATCAGCCATGGTTTACTCCCTCTTACGTGGTTTAACGTTATCAACAATCACGGTATTACCCTTGATACCTATAATATACACCTTGACGCCTTTGGCTGCACGACTTTTCACACCTTTTTTCTGCTCAGCTAGCCAGCTTTTACCATTAATATTTACCCGTCCACGGGGAGTCAGTTTCTCGGTCACGACAGCTTCTTGGCCAATCATTGCCTCACTACCGCTTACCGGCGTGGTTTTAATTGTCCGCACCAATGCTCGACTAATAAACGCAAAGGCAACAACTGCCGACAGTAAGGTAAGTAGCGTTATGATACCGGACAAGCTTATGATATTCGGGGAATAAAACGGTTCTTGGCTCAATGTCAGCACACCAGCGAAAATGGCAACCATACCGCCAATACCAAAAATACCAAAACCCGGCTGATCAAACACTTCAATGGCAACCAAGATTGCACCTATAACAAGTAGGCCAATACCTAAGAACGTAAACTCAATAATACCTATACCCCAAAGACCTATCAGCAGTAGCACTAGTCCAACCGCCGCCGAGATTTCAAACTCACCAGAACGCACTGCAAACACTAAAGCAAGAGCGCCAAGTGACAAAAATAATGACACCAAAAACGGATCAGATAAAGTATTGAGGACTTGTCCGGTCAAAGTAGGTTCTATAGTTACCAGGTTCGCGCCGCTCACGTCCAGATATGTCAGAACCTCGGAGATATCGGTTGCTGTCATATCAATAACACCAGCTTCCAAAGCCTCACTACCACGCAGGGTTAGATTTTCCGACACGAACTGCTCCGCAATATCGGCGTTACGACCACGCTCTTCAGCTAAACCGCGAACCCATGAGACCGTGGCCTCCTGGACTTTTTCATCCTGGATTTCGTTACCGCCATCGGGGGAGAAAGGTTGTGCCGCACCAATTGAAGCATTTGGATGCACAATAGCTTCATCGGCCGCCAAGAGAATAATGGTCCCCGCAGAATATGCCCAGCCACCCGGCTGATTTACATAAACAACCACCGGCACCTCACTAGCGGTTATCGCCTCCACAATACTGCGGGTTGACTGGAGCAAGCCGCCTGGCGTTTCTAGGGAGATAATTAAATGGCTAGCGTCAGCTTCTGAAGCTTGGTTAATAGCTCGCTGTACGTCTAACACTGTGCCAGCTTTAATATCATCGTTTAACTCCAACTGATAGACGGGCTGGTCTTCGGCCGTCACTACTTGAGCAAGCACGCCAGTCACCATCAGGCAAAGCAGAATAATGCTATAACAAAGCCATTTCATAAACTTATTATACCAATCAGCTTATGCAAATACTGCCCGATTTTTTTATTGTTTAAAAAAGAGTTTATGGCCGCCTGAAACAATAAAATAGACATAAAAAGTAAACGCGCCAGACGTCTGGCGCGTTTAGGTCATTGTTATGCATCCATTGGTTTTAGTAGCCTTAGATACACGTTATGTTACTAATCGGAGCGCAATCTGCTACAATTGTGCATAAGGTTAAATTGCGGTAATTTCTATTTTGTAAATCATGGAGATAGTACTATGGAAGCCAAAGCCATGGACAGTAATTCAAAAATAATATTTTGGGCGATAACCAGCACAATGGTTATTTTAAGTCTGCTTAGCTATGTACTTGTTACAAACCCATCAACTGCAGTCAAATTTTCGTTTATGGTTGCTCTGTTGCCAACATTATTCCATTTTGGGGCGGCGTATTATTTTTTGGCTGGTATAAAATATTTCAAGTCAAAACAACGCATTGCATACATACTAATTAGTACCGGAATGGTGGTACTAGGTATCGCCGTTATGCAACTGGCAATCGTTAAATTATTTGGACTGCGAGAATGGATTACCAGCGGCGGGATTCTTATACCTTATCTTGCCTCCGGCGCGTTATTGTTTGCCGGTGTACGCCGTTTTGCACGCCTGTTAAACATAAAGGGACTAGCAACATCTTGGCTCGCCTTACTTGCAGTCTGGGTAATAGCAAGCATACTATTCTCGTTCATCCCGTATGTTGACAAACCCATCGAACACCAATCACACGTTATATCTTTAACCGTCAATACATTCAATGCAGTAGTGTTTGCTTTTGGTGCCTGGGGTCTGCTTAAAATCAAGAAGGTCATCGGCAAAATTTATCAAACATCACTAAGGTGGTTCTATAAAGCCATGTTAGCGGCCTTTTTAGTTGCCGTGCCATATAGTATCGTGCTATTAACATTACCTCTTAATCACTGGTATTACAACTATACCGTTACCGCTGTGTTGTTCATAGTAAGCAGCTGGCTGTTTATGCGTGCCGGTTATAGCTTTAGCCGGATTGGTCAACTTAAAAACATCACCAAAGATGATACCAGTGAAGAGTTACTGGGATATAAACCAAAACAAAGTAGCGACCAAGAGTCGTCAATTCTTGACGTTATAGTCTATATCTCGTCTCTAGCCAGTGATAACCGCGAAATCGACCCCAAACTCGATACGGTTCGAAGCATCACCTCCCAGCTAAAACCTGGCGAACAGCCGTCTGCCGAGGCAGAGAAACGGTTGCTCTCGGTCTATAAAGTGCTCGAGAACTATCTTATTAACGATGATAAGCTGCAAAAACTCGACAAAAAACGTCTTCGTGACGCTGTATTCGAGCAAACTGGCGTAAAAATTAACGAACTCATCACTAAAGAGAACGATTAGATGGATAATTCTAGCTAACAGCGCAAGTCTCTTTTAACAACCACGAGCGACAATACTTATTAGTTGTTAAAACGACCGTAAAAAACTTACGCTTTGGAGCAATTACGTATAAAATGATAGCAATGCATGACAAAAAGCTACCCGTTAACAAGCAAACGCAACAAGCTGTATGCAACTTATCTCACCTTTATCAATCTAGGCATTCAAATAAACTTAATCTAAAGATTAGTTATGAAAAATAAGTCATTACGAAAGCTGTTTGCTATCTTAGTGGTGGCTATCGCTGGACTTGCTATTATTGCTGTTTCATTCCAGTATGCCGCTGTGTCGCGCACCCAACAGGTTTTCGACTCAGTAATTAATAACAACGTGCAACGTGTTCAAACGCTTCACGACCTGCGCCACGGCGTATCTTCTACCGTTGCATTTATTAGTTTGGATAGCGTTTCCGAGGATGAAAAACTCCAAGCCATAGAGCAAAATAAAATAAAAGCACAACAAGACGTTGAATTGTTTAACCGCAGCATACAAAATCAACGCGGCAACATTCATGTAGTTAATATTAGCGATACAGAAAGCCTGCTGGATAACTTTTACCGACAAGCTACTCTAGTAGTGAACAATCAACTCCCGCTGCAGCAATTACGCCAGACTCAAGCGCAGTTCAACGATTTGATTAGCGACAGCATATCTCTCGAGATGGACAACTTGTCAGAAGACCGACGTAGCGTTGACAGTGAGACGACTGAACTTGCCAGGCAATCGATTATTGCCGC
This portion of the Candidatus Saccharibacteria bacterium genome encodes:
- a CDS encoding nodulation protein NfeD; this translates as MKWLCYSIILLCLMVTGVLAQVVTAEDQPVYQLELNDDIKAGTVLDVQRAINQASEADASHLIISLETPGGLLQSTRSIVEAITASEVPVVVYVNQPGGWAYSAGTIILLAADEAIVHPNASIGAAQPFSPDGGNEIQDEKVQEATVSWVRGLAEERGRNADIAEQFVSENLTLRGSEALEAGVIDMTATDISEVLTYLDVSGANLVTIEPTLTGQVLNTLSDPFLVSLFLSLGALALVFAVRSGEFEISAAVGLVLLLIGLWGIGIIEFTFLGIGLLVIGAILVAIEVFDQPGFGIFGIGGMVAIFAGVLTLSQEPFYSPNIISLSGIITLLTLLSAVVAFAFISRALVRTIKTTPVSGSEAMIGQEAVVTEKLTPRGRVNINGKSWLAEQKKGVKSRAAKGVKVYIIGIKGNTVIVDNVKPRKRE
- a CDS encoding LysM peptidoglycan-binding domain-containing protein — encoded protein: MAHTQSAQALTPLETVTKDETPSKIRELAVLDVRENRRQDDSSENKPEPVKYKVQEDDSLSKIAKRYDTSWRRLFDKNTHLEHPDIIKVDETIVIPKEDEELEERELPSPPITTDISQEPSRSSVPQPSSTAEQSTASSRSVSSTSTARGSASGNLYTYGYCTWHVKNLRPDLPNNLGNANTWVARARAQGLPTGSTPRVGAVGQQGMHVVYVKQVHNNGTVTVSEMNFKGWNVTSSRTVAASNFTYIY
- a CDS encoding slipin family protein; this encodes MADLFVSLFWLIILAVAVLPAAIRITNEYERGVIFRLGRFAGVKGPGLFFIIPIIDRMVKVDLRVVTMDVPPQEVISEDNVPIKVDAVVYFKVSDPQKATIDIENFRMATSQVSQTTLRTVTGSSSLDEILTNREKVNQRLHSIIDQATDPWGIKVTSVEVKHVEIPSNMQRAIAKQAEAERMRRAKIILAEGEYQASDKLRQAGEVLNASPIALRYLETLTDAAKEPNTTILFPMEMISFVNDLLEKPKKK